One window of the Camarhynchus parvulus chromosome 2, STF_HiC, whole genome shotgun sequence genome contains the following:
- the KLHL7 gene encoding kelch-like protein 7: protein MAAPGSEKSSKKKTEKKLAAREEAKLLASFMGVMNAMRKQKTLCDVILMVQERKIPAHRVVLASASHFFNLMFTTNMIESKSFEVELKDAEPDIIEQLVEFAYTARISVNSNNVQSLLDAANQYQIEPVKKMCVDFLKEQVDASNCLGISVLAECLDCPELKATADDFIHQHFTEVYKTDEFLQLDVKRVTHLLNQDTLTVRAEDQVYDAAVRWLKYDEPNRQPYMVDILAKVRFPLISKNFLSKTVQAEPLIQDNPECLKMVISGMRYHLLSPEDREELVEGTRPRRKKHDYRIALFGGSQPQSCRYFNPKDYSWTDIRCPFEKRRDAACVFWDNVVYILGGSQLFPIKRMDCYNVVKDSWYSKLGPPTPRDSLAACAAEGKIYTSGGSEVGNSALYLFECYDTRTESWHTKPSMLTQRCSHGMVEANGLIYVCGGSLGNNVSGRVLNSCEVYDPATETWTELCPMIEARKNHGLVFVKDKIFAVGGQNSLGGLDNVEYYDIKMNEWKMVSPMPWKGVTVKCAAVGPIVYVLAGFQGVGRLGHILEYNTETDKWTANSKVRAFPVTSCLICVVDTCGANEETLEI from the exons ATGGCCGCGCCCGGGTCGGAGAAGAGCAGCAAGAAGAAGACCGAGAAGAAGCTCGCCGCCCGCGAGGAGGCGAAGCTGCTCGCCTCCTTCATGGGCGTCATGAACGCCATGCGCAAGCAG AAAACTCTTTGTGATGTCATTCTTATGGTTCAAGAAAGAAAGATTCCGGCTCACCGTGTTGTGCTTGCTTCAGCCAGTCATTTTTTTAACTTGATGTTTACTA CAAATATGATTGAATCAAAGTCCTTTGAAGTGGAGCTAAAAGATGCAGAGCCTGACATTATTGAACAGCTCGTGGAGTTTGCTTATACTGCAAG AATCTCAGTTAACAGCAATAATGTCCAGTCTTTATTAGATGCAGCAAACCAGTATCAGATTGAACctgtgaaaaaaatgtgtgtggactttttaaaagaacaagTTGATGCTTCCAATTGTCTTG GCATAAGTGTGCTAGCAGAATGCCTAGACTGCCCAGAGCTGAAAGCCACTGCAGATGACTTCATCCATCAGCATTTCACTGAGGTTTACAAGACAGATGAGTTTCTTCAGCTTGATGTTAAGCGTGTGACACATCTCCTGAACCAAGATACATTGACAGTGAGGGCAGAAGACCAG GTTTATGATGCAGCAGTCAGATGGCTGAAGTATGACGAGCCAAATCGCCAGCCCTACATGGTTGATATTCTTGCTAAAGTCCGATTTCCTCTAATATCAAAGAACTTCTTAAGTAAAACAGTTCAGGCTGAACCACTTATTCAGGATAACCCAGAATGCCTTAAAATGGTGATCA GTGGGATGCGGTACCACCTCCTTTCCCCAGAAGACAGAGAAGAGTTGGTGGAAGGCACGCGGCCGAGAAGAAAAAAGCACGATTATCGCATTGCTTTGTTTGGAGGCTCTCAGCCCCAGTCCTGCAGATATTTTAACCCCAAG GATTACAGCTGGACAGACATCCGATGTCCCTTTGAAAAGCGCAGGGATGCAGCTTGTGTCTTCTGGGACAACGTAGTTTATATTTTGGGTGGTTCCCAGCTCTTCCCTATAAAGCGAATGGACTGCTACAATGTGGTGAAGGATAGCTGGTATTCCAAGCTAGGACCTCCAACACCTCGAGATAGCcttgcagcctgtgctgctgagggcaaAATTTATACATCTGGTGGTTCAGAAGTGG gcAATTCTGCACTGTATTTATTTGAATGCTATGACACGAGAACAGAGAGCTGGCACACAAAGCCCAGCATGCTGACTCAGCGCTGCAGCCATGGAATGGTGGAGGCCAATGGGCTTATTTATGTGTGTGGAGGCAGCCTGGGGAACAATGTTTCCGGGAGAGTCCTGAATTCCTGTGAAGTTTATGACCCAGCCACAGAAAC GTGGACTGAACTGTGTCCAATGATTGAAGCCAGAAAGAATCATGGGCTGGTGTTTGTAAAGgacaaaatatttgctgtggGTGGACAAAATAGTTTAG GTGGCCTTGATAATGTAGAATATTACGATATCAAGATGAATGAATGGAAGATGGTGTCTCCAATGCCATGGAAAGGTGTAACAGTGaagtgtgctgctgtgggacctATAGTCTATGTCCTGGCTGGTTTTCAGGGTGTTGGTCGCTTAGGGCACATTCTTGAATATAACACTGAAACAGACAAGTGGACAGCCAACTCCAAAGTCCGTGCTTTCCCAGTGACGAGTTGTTTAATCTGTGTTGTAGACACTTGTGGGGCAAATGAAGAAACTCTAGAGATCTGA
- the LOC115912205 gene encoding uncharacterized protein LOC115912205 has translation MMPLLNSRPPLSPGVSSPRQPGRRRGGAGALVLRLCGAPAASGPAAGEASPLCGHPHPRRSVPERGGARGLRAAPSAAPVPAPCGRCRRELRSRASRAGLGRGCQRQPLVRPSQDCALAKGLRDEPWGRGKAARARSGCSRCVLFPFSPAPVCGSFGRRGTKRRAEGSGCLSLFLLKEPAVANSSGAFTPLEFCNESFMSPTVTVSGQDNVPRPLSLPLFFFFLFVKSSPVIKICTFFLSFQINAVKLLAEQWENWLIQWKALNAVAKAALLSAFKATGIQAAPAFGMGGQQTSGFGLSSFPVSSSSSSTSASSFSFKASSSLISSASSGSSPAAGSSSAAANPPAFGTASSPSTPQSVGFGSPAAASAASFSFKAAATAGAFGTSGFSGFGSASAGSSANTTAAAFGAFGATVAPSGSPSSGALFGQSGSASAHPVTSVSAAATNSSPASDKLFTPKSELSAEEWQQFEAKEFTIGKIPLKPPPLELLNAFDLLSLF, from the exons ATGATG CCGCTTTTAAACTCGCGGCCCCCGTTGTCGCCAGGGGTGAGTAGTCCCCGGCAGCctgggcggcggcggggcggggcgggcgcgctCGTCCTTCGGCTCTGCGGGGCTCCGGCCGCCTCGGGCCCGGCAGCGGGAGAGGCGTCCCCGCTCTGCGGGCACCCGCACCCCCGGCGCTCCGTGCCCGAgcgcggcggggcgcgggggctgcgggcggctccctcagctgccccgGTGCCCGCTCCGTGCGGCCGCTGCCGGCGGGAGCTCCGGAGCAGAGCGAGCCGGGCGGGTCTCGGCCGGGGCTGTCAGCGGCAGCCTCTGGTTCGGCCCTCGCAGGATTGTGCGCTGGCTAAGGGTCTGCGGGATGAGCCATGGGGCCGTGGGAAAGCAGCCCGGGCCAGGAGCGGCTGCAGCAGATGCGTGCTGTTTCCATTCTCGCCGGCTCCGGTGTGCGGCAGCTTTGGAAGGCGAGGCACTAAACGGAGAGCAGAAGGCAGCGGTTGCCTGTCTTTATTCCTGCTCAAAGAGCCGGCGGTTGCCAATTCATCTGGGGCGTTTACGCCTCTGGAGTTCTGTAATGAATCCTTCATGTCTCCGACTGTAACTGTTTCAGGACAAGACAATGTACCAAGGCCCCTGTCTTT accacttttctttttttttctttttgttaagtCTTCCCcagtaataaaaatatgcacttttttcctctcttttcagaTAAATGCTGTTAAACTGTTAGCAGAACAGTGGGAAAATTGGCTGATTCAGTGGAAAGCTTTAAATGCAGTTGCAAAAGCAGCTTTG CTCTCTGCTTTCAAGGCCACGGGCATTCAAGCAGCACCTGCCTTTGGAATGGGAGGACAGCAAACCTCAGGCTTTGGGCTGTCAA GCtttcctgtgagcagcagcagcagcagtaccagtgccagcagcttctcctttaAAGCCAGTTCCAGCCTCATCAGTTCAGCATCatctgggagcagccctgctgctgggagctcttctgctgctgcaaaccCTCCTGCATTTGGGACAGCATCCTCTCCTAGCACACCCCAATCCGTCGGCTTTGGCAGCCCGGCCGCTGCATCCGCAGCCTCCTTCTCCTTTAAAGCAGCTGCCACGGCTGGTGCCTTTGGGACTTCTGGCTTCTCAGGCTTTGGCAGTgcttctgctggcagctctgcaaacaCCACTGCAGCAGCCTTTGGAGCCTTTGGTGCCACGGTAGCCCCTTCTGGCTCGCCCTCGAGCGGTGCTTTATTTGGGCAGAGCGGCAGTGCCTCTGCACATCCTGTCACCTCGGTGTCTGCTGCAGCCACcaactccagccctgcctcagaCAAGTTATTCACTCCCAAGAGCGAACTGTCAGCTGAAGAGTGGCAACAGTTTGAAGCAAAGGAGTTCACAATTGGAAAGATTCCTCTGAAGCCACCACCATTAGAACTTTTAAATGCTTTCGACCTTTTAAGTTTATTCTGA